The following is a genomic window from Alkaliphilus sp. B6464.
GATACAGCAGAAAATAAAAAAACATTTTGGGAAAACATGGCAACTTTTATTGTAGATAAACGCAATGGATTTTTCTTACTTTTTATTGGTTTGATAATTTTTTGCGTATTTTCTTCTCAATGGGTATTTGTAAATAATAATCTAACAGACTATTTACCTGAAAATACAGAAACTCGAAAGGGACTTACCTTAATGGAGAATGAGTTTATTACCTATGCTGCAGCAAAAATTATGGTAAGCAATATTACATATGAAGAAGCTGAAAATATTGCCGTACAATTGGAAAATATAGAAGGTGTTTCCTCCGTATTATTCGAGAACAATGATAAGCATTTCCGTTCTGCTTCTGCCTTATTTGAGATTACATTTTCGGGAGAAGTATCTGATGAAATTAGTGTAGAAGCTATGGAAAAAATAAGGGATACGCTTTCAAAATATGATTTATATATATCTACAGAAGTAGGGTCTAGTTCTGCAGATATTCTTAATAAAGAGATGGAAGTAGTTATGATAATAGCTGTAATAATTATAGTCAGCGTACTACTATTTACATCCAAGACTTATTTGGAGATTCCCGTACTTTTGATTACCTTTGGTGCAGCTGCTTTACTGAATATGGGAACCAATTTCCTTTTAGGAGAGATCTCCTTTGTAAGCGACTCTATTGCTGTAGTTCTACAGCTTGCCCTAGCTATTGACTATGCTATTATTCTATGTCATCGCTATACTGAGGAACGAGCTTTTCAAGAACCTAGAGAGGCAGTCATAGCCGCTTTAAGTAAAGCTATTCCTGAAATATCTGCCAGTAGTTTAACCACCATATCTGGCCTGTTAGCATTGATGCTTATGCAGTTTAAAATTGGATTTGATATGGGAATAGTTCTAATAAAATCAATAATATGGAGTTTGTTCTCGGTATTTACCCTTATGCCAGGATTGCTTATGATATTTAGTAAAGGAATTGATAAAACCGCCCATAGAAGTTTTATACCTGATATTACGTCCTTTAGCCGTATAGTAGTCAAAACTCGGTATATAATCCCTCCTATTTTCATAATAGTATTGATTTTAGGATTTCATTTTTCTAATAAATCTAATTATGTATATGGATATAGTACACTAACTACTAGGAAACAAAATGAGGAACAGATTGCAGAGAAGATGATTAAAGATACTTTTATAAAAAATAATTTCATGGCTTTATTAGTTCCTACTGGAGATTATGAGAAAGAGGGCAAATTGATTGCAGAGTTGGAATCATTGGAAATTACAGATTCCGCAGTAGGTCTTGCAAATATAAAAGCTGTGGAAGATTATGTTCTAACTGATACTCTCACGTCTCGTCAGTTTGCTGAGCTGGCAGATTTAGATATTAAGGTAGCACGTTTATTATATAGTGCCTATGCAGTACATGAAGAATCCTATGGGAAAATAGTAAATGGTTTAGATAGTTATGCTGTACCCCTTATAGATATGTTTCTTTTCTTACATGAGGAAAAAGTTGCAGGATATGTGACCTTAGATGAGGAGTTAGAAGAAAAACTAGATAATATGTATACTCAGCTTAAAGATGCACAACTCCAGTTACAAGGAAAAAACTATACAAGATTACTTATAAATACTAATATACCTGAGGAGGGTGAAGAAACCTTTAAATGGTTAAATGAAATTCATAAAATAGCATTTAAATACTACCCAAAAGATATTTATCTAGTTGGAGAATCTACTAATAATTATGATTTGTCTAGTTCCTTCACCCGTGATAATACCATTATTGGCATTACCTCTGCTATTTTTGTCATGATTGTACTCTTATTTACATTTCAATCAGCAGGTTTACCAGTATTATTAATGCTTATAATTCAAGGAAGTATTTGGATTAGTTTTTCTATTCCAGCTTTAAATAATGTAAATATATTTTTTATGAGTTATCTAATAGTCAGCTCTATCCAAATGGGTGCAAATATAGACTATGCTATTGTTATAACTAGTCGCTACCAAGAACTAAAACAGACTATGCCACCTTCAGATGCTATGGTAGAAGCCTTAAATCGAGCTTTTCCTACTTTGATTACATCTGGAAGTATATTGGCTTCAGCTGGTCTTTTAATTGGATATCTTTCCTCTGAACCTTCTATTTCCTCTATTGGAAGTTCTCTAGGTCGTGGAACAATTATATCTATGATTTTAGTCATGGGGGTATTACCTCAAATTTTATTATTAGGTGATACTATTATCGATAAAACTGGATTTAAACTCAAAGGCTTCTCACATACACAAAGCCATAAGGGACATCTTAAAGTTGATGGTCATGTTCGTGGATATGTATCTGGTATGATAGATGCAAAAATTCATGGTACAGTTATCGGAGATGTGAATGCCCTAGTAGAAGTTGGCGCTATAAAACAAATAGATTCTGAGACTTTATCTAGTTCACAAAGAAAGGAGGAAGACTATGATGAAGAAATCAAATAAATTATCTAACAGTATTCTATCGATTATACTCTGCACCACCTTATTGGTAACTAATTTAGACCTATCTTTTGCTGTATCCAATACTGTTTATATAGATTCTGCAGAAGATTTATTGGAATTTAGTCAGAATGCATCTCTCGACACCTATTTCCAAGGTAAGACTGTTGTATTACGCTCAGATATTGACCTTTCAAATATAGAGTTCTCGCCAATACCTACTTTTGGTGGCATCTTTGATGGTCAAGGACATACTATCTCTGGTCTTTTAATATCTCAAAGTGGGTCTATCCAAGGATTATTTCGTTATTTACAAAAAGATGGAGTTATAAAAAACCTAAATATTTCTGGTAATATAACCCCTTCTGGAAGTCAAAATATTATAGGTGGCCTTGTTGGAAATAATAAAGGTAGTATTCAAAACTGTAATTTTAACGGAATAGTTAGCGGAAAAAATAATATAGGTGGATTAGTTGGTATAAATGAGGCAACTGGTACAATATCCAATTGTACATCTGAAGGAAAAGTAACTGGAGAACATTATACTGGCGGTATAGTCGGCCAAAATCTAGGTACTATTCTTAAATCCACCAATATGTCTGAAATCAATACTTCCGCCATAGAACCTACTTTAAATCTAGATGATATAAACTGGTCACAACTCAATTCAACTGAAAATATTAAAGCACATACTGATACAGGAGGTATAGCAGGTTTCTCATCTGGATTTCTTCAAGACTGTATCAATCGTGGTACTGTAGGATACAAGCATATGGGATACAATGTTGGTGGTGTTGTAGGGCGACAATCTGGGTATTTAAGCAATTGTCATAATTATAATACTGTACTAGGTCGTAAAGATGTTGGAGGTATCGTTGGACAGGTAGAGCCATATTTAATGCTTCATTTCTCTGAGGATACTCTACAAAAACTTGACCATGAACTAGATATTTTACAAAATCTTTTGAGTAGATCCTTTACAGATACTAGGTCCTCTTCCCTATCTGTCTCTTCTCAATTAGCTGATATAGTAAAATCAGTTGATGATACTAAAAATATTATGCAGATTTTATCTAGGGGAGCTACAGATTATATTGATAATATCACAGACACGGTGAATATAACCAGTAAACGTATTGCATATACCCTAGAAGAAATTATACCTATATTAGAGGATGGAGAAAAGCTTTCAATTATATTAAATACTGCAATAAATCATATAGAATCTGGATTTGACAATCTAGAAATCACATCTGATGATATGGCTTCTACAGTAAATGAAGCCAAGAAAGCTCTAAAAAATTTAAGGAGATCAGTAAATTTAGGAAAACAGGCTATCCATAAAATTAAAGATACTTTGCATAAATTACTAAATAATTTAGGGAATGAAGAAAATATAAAAAAGGTACTTCCAGAATTTGAGGAAGGTTTAGCTGAACTAGACCAATCCTTCATAGATAGTAGCAAGGCTATATCTGATATTTTAAAGGCACTAAAAGATTTAGATATTGATAATCCTGATTGGAATAGTCTATCACAAGAGTTAGAAGAATTATCTAATGCTTTAGCATCCATGTCAACAGCTCTATCTAAACTTAAAGAAAAGGCCTCTACTATATTTAGTAAGGCACTATTGGAAATTACAACAGATGTAAAAAATCATTTAAATAATATATTTAATGATATGTGGAATTCCTCTAGAAAGTTTGAACTGGCTATTAGAAATATTTATGATGCTCTTTCCAATCTAGAAACTACTTCTAGACAATCAGGCCGTGTATTTCGTGATTTTAGTCGTGGATTTAATAGCTTTGGAGATGCTTCTGAGACCATAACCACAATTGTAGTTTCTATCCAAGACTTATTACTTTCTCTAACATCTGAGCCTAATATTGAACTTCCAAATATAAGTAGCGAGTATCGACAATCTGGAGAAAACTTATTTGATAATATAGGGCATATATCCTCGCAAATAAATACAATGAATACTAAAATAAAAGATGCAAGCAGCCTTTTAGTCTCTGATATTGAAACTATTAGTAACCAAGTCTTTGCGATATTTGATCTTCTAATAATGTCCAAAGAAGATAGGCCTTCCTCTGATTTTATAGAAGATATATCTGATGAAAATACAGAAGATACTAATCTAGGTACAGTTTATAGAAATATAAATTTTGGTTCTGTCGATGGTGATATCAGTGTTGGAGGAATAGCTGGGTCTATTGCCATCGAATATGATTTAGACCCAGAAGATGATGTATTTAAAAAGGGAAATCCTTCCCTTAACTTTAAGTATCAAACTACTGCAGTTCTTAGAGAATGTATAAATCATGGTAAAGCAACTGTAAAAGAAAGCTATGCAGGAGGTATTGTAGGTCGTATGGACTTAGGTACAATTACAGGATGTGAAAACTATGGAGATGTGGAAAGTAAAAGTGGAGATTATGTAGGCGGTATTGCTGGAGCTTCTTACTCAACAATACGTAAATCTTTTGTACTGTCTTCCATTTCAGGTGAAAACTATGTAGGTGGTATTGCTGGATATGGAAAGAATATTTTAGATTCCTATACACTAATTCAATTGAAAAATGGAACTGAATGGATTGGCTCTATAGCAGGTGAAACCGAAGGAAAAGTTTCTAACAACTATTATGTCCATGATACACTTGCTGCCATTGATGGAATCAGTTATAGTGAAAAAGCTTCCCCTATTAGTTATAAGGAACTATTGAAGGTGGAAACATTACCAAAGGCTTTCTCTGAATTCTCCATAACTTTTATAGCTGATGGCAATATCATTGAAAAAGTGCCATTCCAATATGGAGATTCCTTTGATTTAA
Proteins encoded in this region:
- a CDS encoding efflux RND transporter permease subunit; the protein is MDTAENKKTFWENMATFIVDKRNGFFLLFIGLIIFCVFSSQWVFVNNNLTDYLPENTETRKGLTLMENEFITYAAAKIMVSNITYEEAENIAVQLENIEGVSSVLFENNDKHFRSASALFEITFSGEVSDEISVEAMEKIRDTLSKYDLYISTEVGSSSADILNKEMEVVMIIAVIIIVSVLLFTSKTYLEIPVLLITFGAAALLNMGTNFLLGEISFVSDSIAVVLQLALAIDYAIILCHRYTEERAFQEPREAVIAALSKAIPEISASSLTTISGLLALMLMQFKIGFDMGIVLIKSIIWSLFSVFTLMPGLLMIFSKGIDKTAHRSFIPDITSFSRIVVKTRYIIPPIFIIVLILGFHFSNKSNYVYGYSTLTTRKQNEEQIAEKMIKDTFIKNNFMALLVPTGDYEKEGKLIAELESLEITDSAVGLANIKAVEDYVLTDTLTSRQFAELADLDIKVARLLYSAYAVHEESYGKIVNGLDSYAVPLIDMFLFLHEEKVAGYVTLDEELEEKLDNMYTQLKDAQLQLQGKNYTRLLINTNIPEEGEETFKWLNEIHKIAFKYYPKDIYLVGESTNNYDLSSSFTRDNTIIGITSAIFVMIVLLFTFQSAGLPVLLMLIIQGSIWISFSIPALNNVNIFFMSYLIVSSIQMGANIDYAIVITSRYQELKQTMPPSDAMVEALNRAFPTLITSGSILASAGLLIGYLSSEPSISSIGSSLGRGTIISMILVMGVLPQILLLGDTIIDKTGFKLKGFSHTQSHKGHLKVDGHVRGYVSGMIDAKIHGTVIGDVNALVEVGAIKQIDSETLSSSQRKEEDYDEEIK
- a CDS encoding GLUG motif-containing protein, encoding MMKKSNKLSNSILSIILCTTLLVTNLDLSFAVSNTVYIDSAEDLLEFSQNASLDTYFQGKTVVLRSDIDLSNIEFSPIPTFGGIFDGQGHTISGLLISQSGSIQGLFRYLQKDGVIKNLNISGNITPSGSQNIIGGLVGNNKGSIQNCNFNGIVSGKNNIGGLVGINEATGTISNCTSEGKVTGEHYTGGIVGQNLGTILKSTNMSEINTSAIEPTLNLDDINWSQLNSTENIKAHTDTGGIAGFSSGFLQDCINRGTVGYKHMGYNVGGVVGRQSGYLSNCHNYNTVLGRKDVGGIVGQVEPYLMLHFSEDTLQKLDHELDILQNLLSRSFTDTRSSSLSVSSQLADIVKSVDDTKNIMQILSRGATDYIDNITDTVNITSKRIAYTLEEIIPILEDGEKLSIILNTAINHIESGFDNLEITSDDMASTVNEAKKALKNLRRSVNLGKQAIHKIKDTLHKLLNNLGNEENIKKVLPEFEEGLAELDQSFIDSSKAISDILKALKDLDIDNPDWNSLSQELEELSNALASMSTALSKLKEKASTIFSKALLEITTDVKNHLNNIFNDMWNSSRKFELAIRNIYDALSNLETTSRQSGRVFRDFSRGFNSFGDASETITTIVVSIQDLLLSLTSEPNIELPNISSEYRQSGENLFDNIGHISSQINTMNTKIKDASSLLVSDIETISNQVFAIFDLLIMSKEDRPSSDFIEDISDENTEDTNLGTVYRNINFGSVDGDISVGGIAGSIAIEYDLDPEDDVFKKGNPSLNFKYQTTAVLRECINHGKATVKESYAGGIVGRMDLGTITGCENYGDVESKSGDYVGGIAGASYSTIRKSFVLSSISGENYVGGIAGYGKNILDSYTLIQLKNGTEWIGSIAGETEGKVSNNYYVHDTLAAIDGISYSEKASPISYKELLKVETLPKAFSEFSITFIADGNIIEKVPFQYGDSFDLKLLPTIPKKDGYDSHWEDFDFSRMTFNTTVEAIYTPLVTVLSSKIVRDNGTLPLLLAEGRFHKNAGLKVFPFDMNTAKFTMKHNKILEAWTVELEGQEDGQKDATLRLLLPETKGNVTVWESTDKGWEKVNSSINGSYLVFSMDGNSGTFCIVENTFSWIGTIVIICILLIILLFIKKSKSLKINKEINESRKNINLKDRVKSK